The following are encoded together in the Vicinamibacterales bacterium genome:
- a CDS encoding cold-shock protein, translating to MRITGKVKWFNNAKGYGFIERDGGSDVFVHFSAVQGNGFRTLEEGQAVEFEIVDGPKGPQAGNVTKAA from the coding sequence ATGCGTATCACAGGCAAGGTCAAGTGGTTCAACAACGCCAAGGGCTACGGTTTCATTGAGCGAGACGGCGGCTCCGACGTGTTCGTGCACTTCTCGGCCGTCCAGGGAAACGGCTTCCGGACACTCGAGGAGGGTCAGGCGGTCGAGTTCGAAATCGTTGACGGCCCGAAAGGCCCGCAGGCCGGTAACGTGACCAAAGCCGCCTAG